The Pelosinus sp. IPA-1 genomic interval GTATGAGGGTTAAACATCAATCCATGTATAGGTACATCCTTAGGAATAAGTGGATTGCTGCGAATTTTGATGACCACCTTTTCCACATTATCTATAGGTTGGTGAAAATCATCTAACCAGTCTTCTAATTCTTTTTCTACCATCTTGATTGCATCTGGCGAAATTCCCCGCTTAAGCATTTTTTCAGTAAGCTTTTTTGATGTCGTATGAGATACACCACAATCTAAGTGACCGATGACAATTACCTCTTTAACACCTAACTCAAAAATACCAACAATTAGACTGCGGATTGTTGCCTCAAAGGGACCTGTTACAGAATTACCTGCATTTTTTATTACTTTTGCTTCGCCATGCTTGAT includes:
- a CDS encoding carbonic anhydrase, producing MQILEQVLTANKDFVGNLSDEFIYHYAVTDKLPKRQLAIFTCMDTRLVDFLEPAMGIKHGEAKVIKNAGNSVTGPFEATIRSLIVGIFELGVKEVIVIGHLDCGVSHTTSKKLTEKMLKRGISPDAIKMVEKELEDWLDDFHQPIDNVEKVVIKIRSNPLIPKDVPIHGLMFNPHTGELKVVVDGYKSAVAND